The DNA region GGGTCGTCCCATTTCTCAAGCCTAAGCACTTAATTCTCTGGGAAGCGCTCCATTAGGAAAAACCAGAGACGTTAGAGCATTACAGGgacaatttttatttgaacCTCAACCTCTGAATTTCTATACAGTCGGTAAGTTCTTCGAGATGCTGAATCATTAAGGTTCGTATAATCTGGTCACAATGTCACGGTTGTTAAGTCGTGTGAATCAATTCTTGTAACTGTCTTTTTCAGGGAAAGGTGCGCGGTGATTAATTCATATGGAGTATGGTGCTCTTTGACGGGAGATACATGGCTGTAGCTTCAAATGAGGCTGggaatgcatttttttttttatttgcgaAATCATGTTTATTGGTTTCAGATTGGCTGAATATGATCTTGTTCAGTGTTCTGGCAGTTTCGATAGCAGTGTTGTTTATCTTGTTTCTGTTTTATGATCTGGGAGCCACTTTGGTCCATTTAAGGAGATAAAGTCCTCTCTATGAGGATATAGTTCATCTGACTAGCTACTGTACTCGGCACAATGCAGATCCTTACTTATTGGTTTTTTGGGGAATTTTAAAGGTTCATTCATTGGAGTATGAGTCTCGTAATGTCTTCGATGGAAACCTCTACCGGCCACATAATACTTGGTTGTCCCAATACTTCAGTTCGTGATCCTTTTCTTGAGCTGATTCTGGGCAAGTTCGACTTTTCCATGATGCATGGATCAGCCCCATGATTCGTGTTTCTAGCCCCTGACATGGCCGTCCAGGACGACTGAGATTTACGACAAATCTCGAGTCGCCACATTGAAGACAGCCATATGTGCAATAACAGTTCATCATCAATATCTCAGGGGAAGAAGATTCTCCTGGCTTTTCTAATCTTTTTCATTATGACATTGCAAAACTTTCTCAGGGCATCTTTTCTACTTTTGGATATGGGTGTTTGTATCCATCCATGTTTGTAAAAATGGATGAATTTTGATAGGGAAAATCACCCAAGCCAAAGtgagaaaaaaggaagaatgATGGAATGGATGGGGGGAAGAGCAATGATATGATAGTAATAATAACAAGAATAGTTATTATAATGATAAATCGAAGAAAGAGCTAATGTTCTGAGAAAGAGACACACATAACATAAAGATTCATATGGGCAGCTGTCGAATGTCCATTCATCATCATCTCAACTTTAACTTTCTATGTGTcccaattttcatttttctgcaTGTGATTTTGCTTCTAGAAATCAAAGATAGGACAAAAGAGAGCCTTCGCTACCTGTTGGGAAGTATTGTGTAAGGACAAAATCATTATCAGATCCTCCCTAATAGACCAAAGCATGGGTTTAATTAACCTTATAGGCTAGATAATTATTGTATAGTTCATCATTTATTACTTAGAAATGATATCTATAGTATAAAAGAGGGTTTGGAATTAATCCGTAGCATTTGGTTGATGAATGTTACTCTTGTTTCAAGCTATTCCTTGCGATTTGAAGAAATATTAACAACAGGTTGAAGGGGCCAACTATATTCCGTTTTCTGCTGCAAACAGTACAACACATCGACTGCACCTCGACTATGGATCCAACCCACTAGTTGTCTCGTGACCACCAGACTCAACTCTTCAGATCCGTCTAGCTAACCCAGCCTCCCACCTCAGTCGTGTTCGACTGATCTCTCTTATAAACACCCCTAGATTCTCTTCCCACATGAGAAAAGATTCTAATTTAAGCTTTACATTTAAGAGTGCAAGGGACGCTGATCGTCGACGCTGGCACCTCAACGTCATCGGGGGGGTAAGCTAGGCCAGATAGTTTCTTATGAGGACATGTCAGGGCAAAGGGAATGTCCGATAATTGGCATATTGCGTTCCACCTACCTTATCGTACTTATAAttccacatttttttttcgttatattgattaatttaaatcaagagatttcCTGTCATTTTCTTTTGCATTGATCCCATGTGTTCCATGCAAATATTGAGATAACCAGTTTGCAAATATGAATGACAGAATCGTGGAATTAAATTTCTTTGTTGAGGGGGCCAGGGGagagaaaatttcatattaGTCAATGATTTTGATCTACGCACATCCCATCAAACAACCATTTGTTCATCTTTTCCTCATGGCAGTGATATCCTGCAGGGTTACTTCTAAATGAAATAATGtcatagaaaaagaaaaccttgccaatatatatatatttgttcttTATCCATTACTTGAACTTCAATCCATTAATTTAAATCTCAGTAGTAATAAATTAAATCCCATCTCTCTTGCTTGTAGTTTACATAAATGAAGAGATGCATGGCACCCACGGCACTCATAGTCGATCTCACATATATTTTgccacatatatatttgtaatgaATTCATCCACACAATTCTCTCTAtagaaactatatatattttccgaTATGCTATATGGCCCGAGAGGGGATTGATATCAATCGGTCCAATGATCCATAGCAATACTATCTTCAAATGTAGATTATGTACTATATCATGTACAGGCTCTTCTATCAGTATATTGCTGACAAAATAATTTACATCAAATCATGAGAAATTTATGTAAGTTACATCAAGTCGTCCTTTATGTAGTGgatcaatataatatatatacccaTGCTTATATGTATCGATGAAAAACTAAAACTAACAACATTCATAGAGGCCAGCTAGAAACTCCACCACGGATTCATATTCTATGGAGGCATAATATCCATTAACCCACATTTATTGTGTACTTTCATTGGACTATGTCTAGTGTGTATTATACGTACacaaacacacatatatgtatatgtatatatatataacttgtGTTTTTGTGtttgtatgtgtgtgtgagagagagagggggggtaAGATTATGTGAATTGGAAGCAAAAATCTTGGCTTGGTTAGAAAACAAACTCCCTATATTTTCACCCTCCCTATCATACAAGACCCACCCATGATGATTAACTATCTTGGGAGTGaagaaaaatgcataaaaaaacaaaaaaccaCACATCTACACacacccccaaaaaaaaaaaggaaaaccaaAAAGCAATGGAAGCCATTGCATTGCATTGCCTCCTTGTCCTTGGAGTCAAACGCAAGAACAGCAttaaaaacaatatatatgcctctctctttctttcttgtcCCTCTCCAAACCGTTTGTCTACTCAGACACCTTaaccactctctctctcttccctatGTTCTACGCAAAAACCCCACGACCCATGATGATGGGCTCCATCCATATTCATTGAAGCACtccatatatctatatatatatttgtatatataaacatatatataaaaacctACTTGAATGACAAGAGAAGATACCACAAGCCTTttgccctcctcctcctccttcttcctctGACCACTCAGGCCCAAGTGGATCAATCAATTACCACCACAGCGGCCATGAGAAAGCCCGAGAAAAAGAACGGCGGCGGCAATGGCAAGAACGGTGATGTCAAGCTTAGGAAGGGCCTGTGGTCCCCCGAGGAAGACGAGAAGCTCATGCGGTACATGCTCAGCAATGGGCAGGGATGTTGGAGCGACGTGGCGAGGAACGCTGGGCTGCAGCGGTGTGGGAAGAGCTGCCGGCTCCGGTGGATAAACTACCTCCGGCCCGACCTCAAGAGAGGCGCCTTCTCTCCCCAGGAGGAGGAGCTCATCATCCACCTCCATTCGCTTCTCGGAAACAGGTCCTTTTCTTTAACCTTAACTATATCTAACTATAAAACAATTGTCGATACGTTACTAAGAAGTTCGAATTAATGGATCGTCTCCTTATAAGTAATGCGATAAACCTCAGCACTTTCCCATTTTGATTTCCGCCTTTTGTTTATCAATGACGGTGCATGTTTATGCCTGTATGCTAGGCAATATTCAATAAATCCTCTATGTTTGGTGTATATGTTCTTGCCTCAATGCGTCCTTTTAGGCATATGACAATGTCAATCGGACTATTTGGTATGCTTTTGCTTTTCCATTATAAAAAAGAGGTGTATGGATTTAGtgtaaaaaaatagaaagctAAATAGAGGGATATAAACAATCCCAAGTGATGGCATATGTCACTACACTATACCATTTTTTATCGGTATTTAAAAGATAAGATAGGATATTCACCCACTTATATAACTCAAAATTGTCAACAAATTATTGAGTGAAAAACCCTTTTAGAACCTTTCTCACTGTTACTTGAGTATATCTATTGTAGACAAACATATACttgaaggaagaaaaagaaattgattgaatttttaaCGAAGTTGTGCTAACATAAATTACTCTTACTCGTCATATCATTGAAAACTatttctctaatttcattAACAAAACCTTCACATATGCCTCATAAATCTAGTTTCCATCATCAACTTTTCCTGATAGAATCCTTATTATATACACGTGTGTgtgttaatttttaaataattgtcGCCCTATATAGGGAAAGAAATAATTGTACTATATTACTTATAGTAAGGGTTAACTAGTCCTCATGCATTGCTTAGCggagaaaaaatgaaataaaaaattcattcataAACAAGTACATTGAATAAACATATTTAGTAAGCATCTCGTATTTAGGGTCAAGCCGACAGAAGAATTAGTCTCAGTCCGTAGACTAACGATTGTGATCTCTACcgtgaaggaaaaaaaaaaatagtccATGCCAAAAAATGAAGTTTGTTgacctttccttttctttctttgtttcttcttCGCAGGTGGTCTCAAATAGCTGCCCGCTTACCAGGACGTACagataatgaaataaaaaatttctggAACTCGACCATCAAAAAACGGCTCCGGACTTCTTCGTCTGAGCCAAAAGAAGTGATGGAAGCTGGTGGAGGACTCATCTTCTTGCAGGAGCAAGGCATTAATCACAGCATGCCTCTCATGTACATGGAATCCCTGTTGTCTTCTTCGTCCTCCTCGACTTCTTCTCTGCAACACATCGACGGCCCCAACTATCAGATGGTCCTCGATCCGAAGTTAGAAATCCCCTTTATGGCACAAGCAGCTGGCAACTTCGAAGGGATTGAAAGGGACCAACTATTTGTTCCTCTTCCTCAGCTAGAGAGTACCATAAACAGTTTCATCGAAGAAAACGCCAAGGCCGAGAATACGACCTCCGACAGCAACATTAGCAGTGACAACGTCCTTTTCAACAACATCAACAGCTTCAGTGTAACAGACAACTTGAACAACTACGTCGGAAATCCGGAGGAGACAAAAACAGTAGGCGAATGGGACCTCGAGGAGTTACTGAAAGACGTTTCCAACTTTCCCAGCTTCATCGATTTCCAATGAGCTCTAGACGACAAATCATTTTCCTCCTTGCAAATACGTTTTCAACCTTCTGGGTTTTTCTTAACACGTTCGATGAAAACTTTTACGTGTTTTTAAACAGTCCTACACATAAAATTTCGAACTTAAAACTATAACTCTGTTCAACTAACCCCTTCTTTCCAAAAATTGCATATACATACAAACACTAGTAACCTTTCCCTTTCTAGCCCTTCTCCATATGTCTAGCTCACCCCGATAGCATTTTTACGTTTTCGATCGCTTCTTCTATTGACAATCCGAAAGCTTCAATAATGGTCTCTTGAAAAGGAAATGTGCATGCACATATTGAATAAGATCAGGTACATATGTTGGTCTTCCATTGTATACGACACAGACTATGTACGTAGTTAGAATTTGGCGGGGAAAAAGATTGTGTTTGTTGTTGGGAACGCATATGTTATGTTAAATGTAGTGATTACTCGGAATTAGACAGAAGTAGAATAATGGAGTTGTACGTAAGACATTGAAAAGTTGTAAGCGATGTATCAATTCGAGGAAACATATTATAAAATCTCTCCTATCTCTTTCTCTCCCCCATGGTTCTTTGCGTATATCTATCAATGATTTAGACAAAGATTTTTCTATATGGTACCCAGCCGGCTAAAAATAGTGGTCATGTGGAACAACTTCAGCCACGTAATTCAAACCCCTGTATCTGACGAAAATTCTATGGTGGAATCATTAGAAGTGATGGTAGAACTATAaacaaatatatgtattacTAAAAATGTAAGTAAAATTCCTTCAAATTCTATATAATTTACTGACAGTATAAGTAAAAATTATCCAACATCCACGTAATTTACTTGAATcataagtaattttttttttcggttggaAAATCATAACTAATATATTAAGAATATACGTAATATATtccaattaattttcttaatatatgcgtaatttactcaaaatacgaataatttacttaattaataatGAGCTACTTTTTTTCGATAGATAAAATGAACTATACTACAATTTTAGATAATTTACCTTAATTTTACcctgaaagaaaataatttatttattgcatGTATTGTATAATCATTTTAAAGTGATTGCACTTTAAACATTTTCTGGATTGACTTGCGAAGAAATACTGTAGGATTAAATAAGAGACCCCATGAGTCTTCTAACCGGATCGTGTAATGAGGAAATAAAAGAGTACATAAATCCGTGGATGTATATTATAAACCCAATCCTCTTAATTGAAGACGAGTGCATATCCTAATGAATCTtccttatatttttcttcatcttGAATTGAATTTGTCCCTGGAAAAAGGACTTTGGTGGAACTCATTAATTGTTTCTTCCAAATGGGGTTAGATCAATCAGTTGAGCTGTCCACTTCCGAGCATAGTTATCGAACAGATTTTGGTCATCTTGCTTCTCATTGCAacgcaatatatatatatatatatatatatatatgtcggtttcttttctttttttctttttaattatttattttgttagtTACCACTGAATTAGGTTAACTTCAGTCAGTGCAGTACTAATTGTTATCGATCAGGCGAAAAATGGCCATTTCTAATTAATTGATCAATTAATAAAGAGGAAAACCTGcaagatattattattatgttcaTATAATTATCCGAGAAGGGCTTCCTTATGTCAAGCTTCCCGTATCACGATGGACCATTTGTGTAGAACTTGGAGCACGGAAAGTGAAAATACGAGTAAATATTAGAAATTATAggtattttctttcttattacAACTCAAACGTTAGAATAGATTTAGAACAGACTAATTTTCTATGCAAGTAATTCTAAAATGGTGTATAGGAGATACATACTACCTAGTGAACTGTGACACGTACCACTAGTCATCAAATAAGTGCATTAGCTAATGATACCCCATTACGACGAGACCAGACTTGATTTACATCTATCAGTCGATGATACCCTCCATGGATGGCTAGGTCCAAATACACGACATAATTAAGCGATCTTTATCCGATTTTGTAATGTGTGTGCTCAATGTGTATCCATCTATACCTGGAATAGGACAAGGTAAAAGCTTATATTGATTGAGGCAAGATCTTGAGAGAGATTTGAAGTAAGATCACATTGTCCTTATATAAACCGATTTTTTTCCTCTAATGCTAAGGGAAACACTTTGCTTGATCAATTGAGATATTTTGGactgtttatatatttaattcatAGATACATGCAAGTCAATTGTCACCATGACGTTAATGCCTTCTTCTTAAAGGGAATAATCATGTGGAAGACATATAATGCTCCATGAGAAAGGTCCAGATCAATagataagaataaataaattaatctaCATGTAACTTCCATAAAATGGAATATCTATTAACAAGAAAGAAGCAAAGCAAGAGTTGAACTTTGACGaatcaaaacaataaaaaagattaaaaataaaaaggatacATATATTTGAGGAAAAAGTAAATTGCGTCGCCTGAGAGATTCGAACTCTCGCGGGGAAACCCCATGTACTTAGCAGGCACACGCCTTAACCACTCGGCCAAAGCGACACTTGTTGCTTGTAAGGGAccaacaaaatatattaacaGAGAACCGGCCCATTAGTAGGCCCATGACAGCCGAACTCAGACTGCTAATGAGCCGTCGAAGGAACGGTTGGGGCCCAGAGGCGGCGGCACAGTAACTCGAAAGTGTTTAACGGTCAAATAACTGTCTTGATTTGCCTGCCGCCATTGCATTCCAATGGAGGCACTTTTAGCTTCAAACTGCACACTTCCTCGGTTGCCCGCCCAAAAGAGCCAGACAATCAAGGACCCGAAGGACTGGAACTCGCTCATCAAGTACCATGCCAAGCTCAAGAACGACAATGCCATCCTCTCCACGTACACCCACATGGAATCCCTACGAATCGTGCCCGATAACACCGCCCTGCCCCTCGTCCTCAAGGCTTGCTCGGCCTTGAACTCTGTAGAAATTGGAAAGAGGATCCACTCTTCAGTTTTGGGCACGGAGTTGTCCGAGGACGTTCGGGTGGCTACGGCCCTCATTGATTTCTACTGCAAAGCGGGGCTCCTGGATCATGCTAAATGCGTGTTTGATGAAATGTTCGAGAGAGACATAATTGCGTGGAATGCAATATTATATGGGTATGTGGGTGCAGGTCAATATGAGGAGGCGATCAGTTTGTTCTCGGGAATGGTTGAAGAGGGCTGGAAGCCCAATTCTCGTACTATAGTGGCGTTGCTTTTGGCCTGTAAAGAAGCGGGAAAGCTGAAACTTGGACGGGAGATACATGGGTATTGCTTGAGACACGGGGTGTTCGACATGAACCTTCATGTAGGGACCACTCTGATCGGATTCTATGCAAAGTTTGACTGGAAGGCTTCTTGTTCGGTGTTTGACATGATGGTTGTGAAGAATGTGGTTTGTTGGAACGCGATGATTACTGGATACTTTGAAGTCGGGGATTATGAAAGAGCATTGGAGGTCTTTGTTCAGCTTCTTTGGGAAGGCTTTGAGTTTGATTCCATTACGATTTTACTTGTGGCTCAAGCATGTGCAGAGTGCGGCTCTCTTGAACTCGCGATGCAGAGTCATCAAGTTGcagtgaagtttggatttctGGATGATCTATGCATAGTAGATGCACTGCTAAACATGTACAAAGCGCTAGGGAGATTGGATTTTGCTTGTCGGCTATTTGAAGCTAATATGAGTCCTGATGTGGCCTTTTGGAATTCCATGATATCTGTATATATTGAATTTGGCAAACCTGAAGAAGCTTTGGGTCTCTTCTTGCAAATGAATGATCAAGGAGTGAGAGCAAATGAACGAACTATTGTGATTGTGTTGTCGTCATGTTCAGATTTTGATGGTGGGTTGGGAATAGGTAAAAGCTTACATGCTCATGCAATCAAGGTGGGGATGAAGATGGACCCTTATCTAGGAAATGAAATCTTACATATGTATGGCGAGCTGAATTGTATTGAAGCTGCTAAGAAGGTTTTTGATCGACTGAAGAATCATGCTGATGTAGTTTCCTGGAACATATTAATTGCAGGTGTGGCCAAAAGTGAAAAGATGAAGCATGTAGTGTGGGAAATCTTTTTAAAGATGCAAAGTTCTGTGATCAAACCCAACTCACACACCATTATACCACTGCTAGCTTCTTGTCAGGATGATACTGATCTTAACATGGGCCGGGCACTCCATGGTTATGCAATAAAGGATGGTATTCAAATCGATACACCACTGAGCACGGCATTGACTGAGATGTACATGAACTGTGGTGATGAAGTGACTGCAAGAAGCTTATTCAACTGCTGTCCTTCTCGAGATATAATCTCATGGAACTCTCTGATTGCGAGCTACATTAAGAACAATCAGACCCACAAAGCCCTGCTGCTCTTTCAACGCATGTGTTCAGAAGTTGAGCCCAACTCAGTCACGTTAATAAATATTCTCTCCTCATGTATACATCTAGCAGATCTTTCCCTAGGCCGATGTATACATGCTTACATAACAAGAAAGGAGTCTTCATTTGGATTAGACTTATCTCTCATGAATTCACTATTAACAATGTATGCAAGGTGCGGAAGCCTTGAAAATGCCAGAAAGATCTTTTTATCTCT from Punica granatum isolate Tunisia-2019 chromosome 3, ASM765513v2, whole genome shotgun sequence includes:
- the LOC116201288 gene encoding pentatricopeptide repeat-containing protein At5g27110-like, with translation MEALLASNCTLPRLPAQKSQTIKDPKDWNSLIKYHAKLKNDNAILSTYTHMESLRIVPDNTALPLVLKACSALNSVEIGKRIHSSVLGTELSEDVRVATALIDFYCKAGLLDHAKCVFDEMFERDIIAWNAILYGYVGAGQYEEAISLFSGMVEEGWKPNSRTIVALLLACKEAGKLKLGREIHGYCLRHGVFDMNLHVGTTLIGFYAKFDWKASCSVFDMMVVKNVVCWNAMITGYFEVGDYERALEVFVQLLWEGFEFDSITILLVAQACAECGSLELAMQSHQVAVKFGFLDDLCIVDALLNMYKALGRLDFACRLFEANMSPDVAFWNSMISVYIEFGKPEEALGLFLQMNDQGVRANERTIVIVLSSCSDFDGGLGIGKSLHAHAIKVGMKMDPYLGNEILHMYGELNCIEAAKKVFDRLKNHADVVSWNILIAGVAKSEKMKHVVWEIFLKMQSSVIKPNSHTIIPLLASCQDDTDLNMGRALHGYAIKDGIQIDTPLSTALTEMYMNCGDEVTARSLFNCCPSRDIISWNSLIASYIKNNQTHKALLLFQRMCSEVEPNSVTLINILSSCIHLADLSLGRCIHAYITRKESSFGLDLSLMNSLLTMYARCGSLENARKIFLSLSRRDVISWNALITGYGMHGRGHDAIFSFNQMLEDGFRPNKVTFVSVLSACSHSGLIDEGLQLFSSMSRNFNVSPELIHYGCVVDLLGRGGHLNEALHFIHSMPIEPDASLWRALLSACQVYSDTKLVEPVFEKLIELEPMNEGNYVLLSNIYASAGLWSEVRRVRKTIKEKGLRKPPGISWIVIRNVADFFTAGDRSHMKSDMIYEVLRSLLCLIKDAGYVPEFQWALLNEEN
- the LOC116198768 gene encoding transcription factor MYB83-like, with translation MRKPEKKNGGGNGKNGDVKLRKGLWSPEEDEKLMRYMLSNGQGCWSDVARNAGLQRCGKSCRLRWINYLRPDLKRGAFSPQEEELIIHLHSLLGNRWSQIAARLPGRTDNEIKNFWNSTIKKRLRTSSSEPKEVMEAGGGLIFLQEQGINHSMPLMYMESLLSSSSSSTSSLQHIDGPNYQMVLDPKLEIPFMAQAAGNFEGIERDQLFVPLPQLESTINSFIEENAKAENTTSDSNISSDNVLFNNINSFSVTDNLNNYVGNPEETKTVGEWDLEELLKDVSNFPSFIDFQ